A stretch of DNA from Pongo abelii isolate AG06213 chromosome 10, NHGRI_mPonAbe1-v2.0_pri, whole genome shotgun sequence:
CCTTTATGtgttcttcatatatatatataatcttaatgGACAAAGGTGATATGTTTGACTTGCTTTACTTAGAACTGTGGACAATTCTTTGACCAGAACAAGGACAGCAAGCATGCACATCCTTTTGGTGAGACTGCCCTGGGAACAGATGTGGCCAGAGAGAGTTCATTGAGTTGGGTGTGGAGCCGTGTAGAAATCCCCATTTTTATGGGCAGATTTCTGTCCTTCTGCACCTTAGCAGGGACTTCTGGAGCCAGGTGTGTGCCGGTCCATTCCCCGACCCAGCCCTCAGAGCTACTTCTGTTGCTGAGCTGTGTACACTTCTGATGTTATCCTCGCTCACATGTCACCAGCTTGCAACTTTGAGTGGGATGAGTTAGAGGTATTGTTAGAGGTGTCTATCCATCCTGCTTCTTCCTTACCTCTGCCTGTCTCTGAGCACTTGTAGGATCTGTGCACTCAGGAGCAAAGTGCTCCCAAAAGTTCTTTCAAGTTCAGTAAGATTGTCATTCTGTAAATTGGGGCCACTGTGCATGCTTAGAGCAGGTTTTGGTGTGACTTTGTGTCGTAGTTTCTATGTTGCAGTGACAGATGTTGTCATGAGTACACAGGTTCTAGAATCTGACTGGAGTCTGGTTCTATAATCTCCTAactggctatgtgaccttgggtaagttgcttaacttctttatgcctcagttttatcatctgtaaaatagaggtaCTAGTGGTATCTCCTGGTTAGGAGTGCTATAAGGTtgggggtttttttcttttttttgtttttgtttttgtttttgagacaaagttttgctcttcacccaggcaatggtgtgatcttggcttgatgcaacctctgcctcctgggttcaagtgattctcatgtctcagcctcccgagtaactgggattacaggcgggagccaccacacccagccagcagtGCTATAagttttaaacagtgaaatccaGTATCTAAGATATAGTTATTACTAATaattattactaatattattaACATTATCACTAATACTGATAACTCCTAGAGTTAGAGAATATGAAAATTTTAGTTGTGAAAATGTAAGTCAATGAAAGCATCTAGAGAGAAACCCCTAAGAACCCTTCCACCTCTGAAAGCGACGTAGAAGAGTTAAATGATGGCCAAAAGATGAGGCATGGAAGTTTGGCTTCCTTGCGCCTACAGGCCACAGGTAGGTCATTAACGGAATGCTTGTAGACATCCTTAGGTTGCCTGGCAATAGAAAAATAGCTTCAATATGCACAtcttaaggccgggcgcggtggcttacacctgtaatgccagcactttgggaggctgaggtgggcagagcacgaggtcaggagatccagaccatcctggctaacacagtgaaaccccatctctactaaaaacacaaaaaattagccgagcatggtggtgggcgcctgtagtcccagctactcgggaggctgaggcaggagaatggcgtgaacccgggaggcagagcttgcagtgagctgagatcgtgccgctgcactccagcctgggcgacagagcgagactccatctcaaaaaaaaaaaaaatgcaccctTTAAATTGTTTAGCAGTGAAAAAGACACTGCATTCTGGGGAGAAAGGTCCTTTACACATACCTACACGCTCCTCCATTTACCGCCTGTAGAGCCCCAGGGAGTTTCCTGTCCTGCCAACTCACTGGGGTCTGTGATTGTCTTTCCCTCTGCTCCACAGATAACTGTGTCCAGAGGACCCCCAGGCCATCCGTGGATAATGTGCACCATAACCCTCCCACCATTGAACTGTTGCACCGCTCCAGGTCACCTATCACGACAAATCACCGGCCTTCTCCTGACCCCGAGCAGCGGCCCCTCCGGTCCCCCCTGGACAACATGATCCGCCGCCTCTCCCCAGCTGAGAGAGCTCAGGGACCCAGGCCGCACCAGGAGAACAACCACCAGGAGTCCTACCCTCTGTCAGTGTCTCCCATGGAGAATAATCACTGCCCAGCGTCCTCCGAGTCCCACCCGAAGCCATCCAGCCCCCGGCAGGAGAGCACACGCGTAATCCAGCTGATGCCCAGCCCCATCATGCACCCTCTGATCCTGAACCCCCGGCACTCCGTGGATTTCAAACAATCCAGGCTCTCCGAGGACGGGCTGCATAGGGAAGGGAAGCCCATCAACCTCTCTCATCGGGAAGACCTGGCTTACATGAACCACATCATGGTCTCTGTGTCCCCCCCTGAAGAGCACGCCATGCCCATTGGGAGAATAGCAGGTGAGTGAGTTCCCCTCTCGCTGCTCCAGCATCATGGAGACCTGACAAAGCCCCACTCTCCCCTGTGATCTTTGCAGCCAGCCTCGCACCATTCCCAATTAGGCGCCCTCCAAGGCTCTGTGAGGGCAAGTGGAGGCTTCTGCTTGGATGAGGCGAAATCCCTAATGGCTTGGTTAATGAGCCGCTGGGATGGAGTAGTTAATGAGCCTCAGAAATGTTAAGCAACAAATGTCCTACGTCCAGCTTACAAGGAGAGTCACATCAGAATCAAGGCTAAgcgaaaacatttaaaataaaaggtttatgaGCATGCTAATGGCCCTGTCCTGAAGTTTCCAGCAGCTAATTAATGACCAGACACAGCATAAAGAAGCTTTGTTTCAGattcaggcctgtaattccacccTGTGAGCAGTAACGCCATGCAGCCTTCACCTTGGGAGCGGGTAGGAGAGGAAAACAGGATTATGGTATTGGAGGGTAGGTGTTGCTGGGCCATTTGGACGGAGGAAACCACTCCCAgattctttcatttattataaGAAGCCCAAGTTTGCTTACTTAAGGGAAGAAACCAGTGGAAACCAGTAGGAAAAATATCTACACATTGTCTGTTTCCTAGGATGCTCATAATTTACACGAACTCATTCTTCAGAAGCTTAATCCTCTAACCATGTGACAAGCTTAgctcttttcatagagcatttctCCATTAGTgagatatttgttgagcacctgctgtgtacaAATAAATGCATTAGGAGTAGGGATACAGAGCTAATTTAACATGCAATATCTTTTTCCCCAAGGAATTTAGAATATAGTGGGAGAGACAAAGGTGAAAACCACTAAGATATAAGGCAGAATGAAGTAAGCCCCATTTCCCATTCATTTTATGTACCagcattcattgagcacctactgtctGCCAGAGTAATAAAGCGCTGTAGAAGCAAAGCCAGAAGGAAGGTGCGTTTTGACTGGAGGGACCGAGCAAGGCTTTGCAGGGGAGAGAGCGTGATGCTGAAGTGACTGTGCTTTTGATAGTGGGAGGGAGGCCTGGAGGCAGGAGAGAACAGACCTGTTCAGGGAAAGGTGAGAAATGCCCCCCTCCTCCCTGAGCCCATGACCCTGTGAGAGCTCTAGCTGACCATCGGGGTGCTGCCATGCTGATGGCAATGGAACAACAGGCTCCTACAAGCCTACTTTACCTCTGCCTTGAGGtactgtccctttttttttttttttttccacgctctgtcgcccaggctggagtgcagtggcgtgatctcggctcactgcaagctccgcctcctgggttcacaccattctcctgcctcagcctcctgagtagctgggactacaggcgccgccaccactcccagccaatttttttcgtatttttagtagagacagggtttcgccatgttagccaggatggtctcgatctcctgacctcgtgatccgcctgcatcggcctcctaaagtgctaggattacaggcgtgagccactgcgcccggccggtactgtcccttttttatttaaatcatttctttctagatttttctcTGGCCCCAAGTGCACCACCAGTGTTGTCTCAgtttcactattataaataatttacatCAGGGATGttgaatcaagaaaataaaatggccaaCAAAAATGACTTATATGctttaaaaactatgaaaaaggaaatgatatACGTTTAGGATTCAATTCAAAATGATCCTGCAGAGTTGGGGGTGGGGCGTGGGTGGCATCTACATAAAACACGGCTAGCCATCACCAGCTAGTGGTTATATGTCTGGGTGATAGATGCATGGGGATTCATATTATTGATCTCTCTGCTTTTACCTGTACATTAGATTGTTttaatcagaaaatgaaaaaaaaactggggaaaaaaagaatagtagATAAAGAAGCAAAGAGCTTAGGCAAAACGTGAATTTCTCCAAATAATTGGAGAAGGAGGATGAGGTCAGTGTATTGCTGTGAATTCTGTAAATGACCCATCTTGTGCTTTCCAGGCAATACCCTTCTTGTCTATATACCCTCTTGTCTTGTTTCTTGCATGGTGTGTGCAGCAATACTTGACATTTTGCAGATACCTTTTGCTTGTTTGTAATTCTCAGGACCGCTCTTTAATGTAGCTCATGACTGCAGTATTCATCTTATGTGGAAGGGTGATTTGTACAGGGGAAACCGCAAAggaaactgagccccagagagGCAAAGGCCTTTGCCAAGGTCAGATAGGGGCCCCGTGACCGAGGTGTGCAGGACAACCCTTGCTGCCCCGTGGCTGCTGTCCATAGTGCTGCCCTCGTGGGCCTGGCTTGCTTCCAAGATCTCTCCTGTCTACCTCCCAGGTGACACTGCCTTCACCACTTTTTTGGGAATCTACCGTAAGCCCATGAATCAAGAAAGATACATGGTTTAGACTTGAGGAGTTATTTTTCCCTTGTTTAGTAGGTTTGTAAGTTTCAAAATATTAGTctcttaaaattatattactttttttttttttttttttttgagacagagtctctctcacccaggctggagttcagtgatgcaatctcggctcattgcaacctctgcctcctaggttcaagtgattctcgtgcctcagcctcctgagtagcagggattacaggcacatgccaccatgcctggctaatttttttgtatttttagtagagatggggtttcaccgtgttggccaggctggtcttgaactcctggcctcaagtgatctgcctgccttggcttcccaaattgctgggattacaggcatgaaccactgcacccagcctatactaCTGTTTTTTTCATCCCATTCCCCAATATCAGTGTTTGATGATGGATGCGGCCTCATCAGTTAGGAAGCTTGATGGAATACTGCACCCACCAAATGATGAGCCTGGGTGTCTGTGGATGTCCGCTCTCTCAAGGGCACACAGAAATAGGCAACATGTGTTTTTCTTGATGGCTCTAGGAAGTCAGAATATTCATGTAAAATAACCCTGGGGCCTAGATCTTTTGGGGGAATGCATTAACTCTTTCAGTATAACACAATGTCCTAAAACTAATTACCAGTGCTGTAATGGCATATTCAAAAGTTTTTAAATCTCCTAATATCTATTTTAACTAATGCAACCAAATCCAAATTTAACTCATTCCACTGAAAGGCATTGTTTTTCTCCGAAGAAGGTAGGACTGGATCATCCCTAAAGTTCCTTCCAGTTCTGACAGTCTTGATTCTGTAACCCTCCCAAGAAAACACAAGAGTTTTAGGCACCTTTGTTT
This window harbors:
- the ETV6 gene encoding transcription factor ETV6 isoform X4, translating into MNGKALLLLTKEDFRYRSPHSGDVLYELLQHILKQRKPRILFSPFFHPGNSIHTQPEVILHQNHEEDNCVQRTPRPSVDNVHHNPPTIELLHRSRSPITTNHRPSPDPEQRPLRSPLDNMIRRLSPAERAQGPRPHQENNHQESYPLSVSPMENNHCPASSESHPKPSSPRQESTRVIQLMPSPIMHPLILNPRHSVDFKQSRLSEDGLHREGKPINLSHREDLAYMNHIMVSVSPPEEHAMPIGRIADCRLLWDYVYQLLSDSRYENFIRWEDKESKIFRIVDPNGLARLWGNHKNRTNMTYEKMSRALRHYYKLNIIRKEPGQRLLFRFMKTPDEIMSGRTDRLEHLESQELDEQIYQEDEC